The DNA region AACCGTTGATCTATTTCAACAATAATGTCTATGGAACTCAGGTTGTATTAGAAGTGATGGCGGAGTTTGGTGTAAAACAAATCGTCTTTTCTTCAACCGCTGCAACCTATGGTGAACCTAAAGCAATGCCGATCGTAGAAACAGTGCCTACGAATCCGGAAAATCCGTATGGTGAAAGTAAACTAATGATGGAAAAAATGATGAAGTGGTGTGATCAAGCATACGGAATGCGCTATGTTGCGTTACGCTATTTTAATGTGGCTGGGGCAAAAGCTGATGCATCGATCGGAGAAGATCATGATCCAGAGACCCATTTAGTACCGATCATTTTACAAGCGGCATTAGGTCAACGAGAATACTTAGGAATTTATGGCGATGATTATGATACGGCGGATGGGACGTGTATCCGTGACTATGTTTACATCGAAGATTTGATTGCTGCTCATATTGCTGCATTAGAGTATTTACAAAACGGCAACGAAAGCAATATCTTCAATCTTGGCAGCAATAATGGCTATTCAGTGAAGGAAATGCTGGAGGCAGCTCGTGAAGTGACAGGAAAAGAGATTCCAGCAAAAATTTTACCGCGCCGAACTGGAGATCCTAGTAAATTGGTTGCTTCAAGTGAAAAAGCAAAAGAAATTTTAGGCTGGCAGCCTAAAGTAACAGATATCAAAGAAATCATCAAAACAGCTTGGGACTGGCATATCAGTCATCCGAAGGGCTATGAAGACTAGGAGGAACAATGATGTCGATGAGTCAAACGATTACCGACTTTGTAACACTTGCGATCCAAGCAGGCGGCTGGATGGACCTTGACCGTTTATATTTGCAAAATCGAATTCTCGGAATGATCGGAGCGGAATCTATAGAAACCGTTGCTCCTCAAGTGGTCAGTAAAAGCTCATTAGAGTTACTGGATGAATTAGTAAGCGAAGCAGTAAAAAATGGAGCTGTAGAAAATGATGTTTCTGCACGAGAGATTTTTGAAGCACAACTAATGGATTTTTTAACACCGCCGCCATCTGTTGTTAATGCACTTTTTGCTCAGTATTATGAGAAAGATCCTGCCGCAGCAACTGATTATTTTTATAAATTGAGTAAGGAAAATGACTACATCAAAACACGCGCGATCGCTAAGAATATTCTTTTTCCGGCAAAAACAGAGTATGGCGATCTTGAAATCACAATCAATTTATCCCGACCGGAAAAAGATCCCAAACAGATTGCAGCAGAGCGCCAAGCAGTAAAAGTTGATTACCCTAAATGCCTATTATGTATGGAAAATGAAGGCTATAAAGGACGTATCGATCATCCGGCAAGAACGAATCATCGTATTATCCGAATGAATCTTGACGGAGAGAGCTGGGGATTTCAATATTCTCCATATGCATATTATAACGAGCATGCGATCATTTTGTCAGAGGAGCATCGGCCAATGGTGATTTCTAAAGACACTTTTCGTCGTTTGCTAAAAATCACAGAAGTGCTGCCTCATTATTTTGTTGGTTCAAATGCTGATTTGCCGATCGTTGGGGGTTCTATTTTAAGCCATGATCATTACCAGGCCGGCCGTCACGTGTTCCCTATGGAAAAAGCAGACATCGAATATTATTTTGAATTAAAAGAATTTCCATTGATGAATGCTGGAATCGTCAAATGGCCAATGTCAGTCATTCGGCTGCAAAGTCCCAAGTCTGAGGATCTAATCGAAGCAGCAGCATATATTTTAGAAAAATGGCGTCATTATTCCGATGAAGACGTATCGATTCAGGCTTTTTCTGAGGATGGCACCCCTCATCATACGGTCACACCAATTGCTAGACGTAAAGGCCCGTTGTTTGAATTGGACTTAGTTTTACGTGATAACAATGTAACAGCTGAGTATCCAGATGGTATTTTTCATCCTCATCAGGACGTGCAGCATATCAAAAAAGAAAACATCGGTCTGATCGAGGTAATGGGACTAGCTGTTTTACCTCCGCGTTTAAATGAAGAATTGCATGAAGTCGAAAAATATGTTCTTGAACAAGACCATCAAATAGCGGATTATCATAAATTATGGGCCGACCAAATGAAAGAAAAGTATACGTTCGATGATCAGAATGCGAAAGATATCATTCAAACAGAAGTGGGTCAAATTTTTGCTCGTGTCTTAGCAGATGCAGGTGTATATAAACGGACGATAGAAGGCCAGGCTGCCTTTAAGCGATTTATAGATATTTTATAAGAAGGCAGGTGAGAAAATGGCAACGATCAAAGATATCGCAGAGTTAGCGAACGTTTCACCAGCAACCGTGTCTAGAGTATTAAATTATGATCCTACGCTTTCAGTAGGACTTGAAACCAAACAGAAAATCTTTGAAGCAGCTGAAAAGTTGAATTACACCAAGCATAAAAAAGTAAGTAAAAAAGCGAAGGCTAAGCTTCTATTTATTCAGTGGTACGACGAGGCTGAAGAGTTAGAAGATATTTATTATCTCTCGATTCGTTTAGGCATCGAAAAAAAAGCAGAGGAACTGGGAATCGAGTTGATCAAGCGTTCAATGGAAGAGCTGAATGATGAAGCTGTTGATGGTATTTTAGCGTTGGGTAAGTTTGATCAAGAACAGGCTGATGCCTTATTTGAGTTAAACAGCAACCTGCTATTTGTTGATTTTGATGCGTTAGATTGGGGCTATAACTCGCTTGTCGTCGATTTTCAGCAAAGTGTATCCACTGTTTTGAATTATTTTATTCAGCAGGGACATCAAGAAATCGGTATTTTATCTGGTGAAGAACGTACCAAAGGCTGTCTGACGCCTTTGGAAGATAAACGTCTAACGGTCTTTAGAGAAATATTAGCATCCAAAGAGTTATTGAATGAAGCATATATCTTGAAAGCACAATTTACTGTCAACAGTGGATATGAAGTGATGAAAGAGTACCTAAAACAGCATCCGAAAGAGTATCCTTCTGCCTTTTTTGTTTCAAGTGATGCACTAGCGGTCGGTGCTTTAAAGGCGATTCAGGAACTGGGCTATCGAGTGCCGGAAGATATTTCACTGATTGGCTTTAATGACATCAGTGTAGCAAAATATGTGAGCCCAGCATTGACTACAGTGAAGATTCATACTGAATGGATGGGGGAACTGGCAGTAGCAACCATTTTTTCCATTATAGAAGAAGCAGCACCAGTGGCAAGAAAAATCACAGTTGCTACCGAATTGATCAAAAGAGCATCTACGAGATAATATTCGTAGATGCTCTTTCTTATTTATAAGCAATGACAAACAAATTCACATCATCATTGATACAGCTTTGTAAGGTGATTCGTTCACCACCACCAGTACCAACCGTGAAATCCCAATAGCTTGTTCCAGTACCAACTTCGTTGCCATAATCGTCTAGCTGCAATAACGTCTGTACAGTGTAAGTTGTTGGTGCACCAGTTGCATCAGTCACAACGATTTGGCTGCCTGCGCCTAAGGAAAATAAATTAGAGAAGATGCCGGGATTGTGTCCGATGAAGTGGGTATTTTGTCCGTCATCTCCTGATTGGACAGCCGCACCGCCCCAAGTGGAAGCAACACCGCCGGGATTTGAATCGATAATACTTTGACCACTGCCTTGACCGCCATTTTGATAAGGAATCGTTTGTCCATTCATCGTCAATGTCATAGGAGCATAAGCTGGAGTTGACGCTGGTTCAGGGGTTGCTGTGGCAGAAGCAGCGGTTGTTTGTGCTTCAGGAGTTGGTGCAATCGTGGTATCTTCGACAGGAGCTGGAGTAACAGCGATAGGTTCGTTTTTAGCAACAATATGATAGAGTCGATCAGCATGACCGGTGTTTCCATTTTGATCTGTAACAGAAAAGTGAATCGTTTGATCGCCGATAATTGAAGTATCTAACGTATTTTCTGCTGATACTTTGGCTGTAAGATCACCATCATGATCGTCGGTTGCGCTAACGCCATCATAAATATCGACCTGTGCGTCTTGTTCGAGTGTTACTTCAGGGACGTCGATCAAGGGAGCGATCGTATCTTTTTTTACATTGACTGCTACTATTTTTTCTTTCATTTGTTTTTTCTTAGGAGTTGCGACTAATTTCTTCATATCCTGGTCTGTCGGTACATTTTTTATAAGATGGATTTTTGTTGTTTTAGATGAAGGATCCGGAGTGTTTGCTCTACTGATAGTATCTGTCCAAATGTAGCCGCCGATAAATAAGGCTACACCTAAAATAGTGATGAAACCAGCGATGATCGTTTGTTTTATTGTGTTTTTTTTCATGTCTAATCCCTCCAAAAAAGTGGTGAGATTTTCCATTTATCGATAAACTTTAAATCCTCGTTTTTTACACTTATATAATAAAAGCTGTTTTTGAATAATCCAATTGAGTTGCGCTTTCAATCGATTCAAAAAAGGGCAAAATAATGCTATACTTATTGTCAAATAAGGATTTCTTCAAAATATTCCTCATCATTGGAAAAATTTGAAGAAATGTACATTAAATTGAAAAGAGGGGGAAAAATGGAAAGATTATTGTCACCAGCAATGCATCGTAGAGTTCTGTTATTGAATTTATTGGATGAACCAAATGGATGGGTCACATCGGAAGAATTAGCTGAAAAAATCGATTGTTCCAAAAAAACAGTTATGCTGGATTGTCAGTACATAGAGGATCGTTGGTCAGATTATTTTACATTAGAAGTTTCAAGAAAATACGGCATTCGGTTGATTACGTCACCGTACCATTCGATACATGATATTTATATAGAAATCATCAAAGAATCGAATGCGTTTACATTACTAGAATCGATTTTCTTTCAACCGAATCAATCAGCAGCTTATTGGGAAGAAAAAATCTATTTAAGTAATTCCAGTTTATACCGTCTGTCGAATTCGATATTGTCTGCGCTGAAAGATCGAAAAATCAACATGAGTCGTTCGCCATATTATGTTTATGGAAAAGATGAACGAAAAGTTCGTTACTTTTTTACCTCGTATTTCATAGAAGTTTATGGAACCAGAGACTGGCCTTTTCCGTTTGACCGAGCTAAAATATTTGCTCTTGCGGACAAAATAGCTGCTAAATTTGATTTAGAATTGAATGATGGCCAGCTTGTTCATTTGGTCAACTCGATCGCAGTAACGATCATTCGTGAATCTCAGGGATTTTTGATCAAGGATAGAAGAGACCCTATCCACAGCTTTGTCAAAAAAACGATCGATATCAAAAAATATCAGAAAGATGTCGAAGCAATCTTAAAGCCTTTAGAGATCGTTTTACCTGAGAATTGGTATGAAGATTTTTGTTATTCGATTTTTTGGTGGGATTTTGGTTGGGATAATTTACAGGAAAAAGAAAATATACTCAATCAAGGAAATGATTTAGTCGATACGATCAAGAATGCATTGAAGATCGAGATTTCAGCTGCGAGTAGAGCAAGTATCGTTAATCTAGTTGAACATATTTACGCAAAACATAAAATGTTTCCCTATAAAAAGTATATGGTGTACGATCGTTTTTTATATTCGAGCAAAATAATTAGACAGACTTATGTGGTTTTAGGTGCTGTGGTAACGAAAGCATTGAGCGATTTGGAAAAAAAGACGAATTTTCCTTGGGAATCGATGTATTTTAACGAAATGCTGCATGAAATATCGATTCGCTGGGATCAGTTAACAGAGCAATCTGATGCAAAACGTCATCAAGTATCTGTTTTGGTGCTTAGTGATCTAGGGAAAGATCATGCGAAGCTGTTAGGTTCGATTTTACATGATAATTTTAGAGACAAAATTTCAATGACGATCCAAGAATATCATTATTATGACCAACCGCTGCAAACAGAAGACAATACATTCGATCTGTACATTTCAAATTATGCGCTAACACATATAACCGAGGGAGTCAATATGATCGTAGAGGATATTCCTTCCTTTAAAAATATCATGGATCTAAGAAGTTTCATTGATAGAAAAAGATTAGTACTACCAAAAGATGTGCAATATTTGAATTCATGAGAACGATTATTTTTTTGATTTTAAAATAACGCGTGTTTGTTAATTGCTTGTTAGAAAATTGTCTTGGTACATGGATCGGTTTAAGAGTAGGAACAAAGGAACTTAGAGCGGGACATAGGAAAACTATCACAGCTTTAACATTTTTTTAATGCCTTATCTGTAAAAATCACGTATAATAGTAACTAGTGAAATTTCGAGGGAGGGGTAAATCATGGCTTATCAAGCTTTGTATCGTGTCTGGCGTTCGCAGCGCTTTGATGATGTAGTAGGACAAAAAGCAATTACTCAAACTTTAAAAAATGCCATCGTGCAAAAGAAAACCTCACATGCCTATTTATTTACCGGCCCCAGAGGAACAGGAAAAACTAGTGCGGCGAAAATTTTTGCAAAAGCCATCAACTGTAAGCACAGTGTGGATGGCGAGCCATGTAATGAATGTGAAACATGTATCGCGATCACTGAAGGTCGTTTAAATGATGTCATCGAAATCGATGCGGCCAGTAATAATGGTGTTGAAGA from Enterococcus sp. 9D6_DIV0238 includes:
- the galE gene encoding UDP-glucose 4-epimerase GalE, translating into MSILVLGGAGYIGSHAVDQLINKNYEVIVVDNLQTGHKQAVHEQAVFYQGDIRDKAFMQDIFKKESIDGVIHFAASSLVGESVEKPLIYFNNNVYGTQVVLEVMAEFGVKQIVFSSTAATYGEPKAMPIVETVPTNPENPYGESKLMMEKMMKWCDQAYGMRYVALRYFNVAGAKADASIGEDHDPETHLVPIILQAALGQREYLGIYGDDYDTADGTCIRDYVYIEDLIAAHIAALEYLQNGNESNIFNLGSNNGYSVKEMLEAAREVTGKEIPAKILPRRTGDPSKLVASSEKAKEILGWQPKVTDIKEIIKTAWDWHISHPKGYED
- the galT gene encoding UDP-glucose--hexose-1-phosphate uridylyltransferase, which gives rise to MSMSQTITDFVTLAIQAGGWMDLDRLYLQNRILGMIGAESIETVAPQVVSKSSLELLDELVSEAVKNGAVENDVSAREIFEAQLMDFLTPPPSVVNALFAQYYEKDPAAATDYFYKLSKENDYIKTRAIAKNILFPAKTEYGDLEITINLSRPEKDPKQIAAERQAVKVDYPKCLLCMENEGYKGRIDHPARTNHRIIRMNLDGESWGFQYSPYAYYNEHAIILSEEHRPMVISKDTFRRLLKITEVLPHYFVGSNADLPIVGGSILSHDHYQAGRHVFPMEKADIEYYFELKEFPLMNAGIVKWPMSVIRLQSPKSEDLIEAAAYILEKWRHYSDEDVSIQAFSEDGTPHHTVTPIARRKGPLFELDLVLRDNNVTAEYPDGIFHPHQDVQHIKKENIGLIEVMGLAVLPPRLNEELHEVEKYVLEQDHQIADYHKLWADQMKEKYTFDDQNAKDIIQTEVGQIFARVLADAGVYKRTIEGQAAFKRFIDIL
- a CDS encoding LacI family DNA-binding transcriptional regulator; the protein is MATIKDIAELANVSPATVSRVLNYDPTLSVGLETKQKIFEAAEKLNYTKHKKVSKKAKAKLLFIQWYDEAEELEDIYYLSIRLGIEKKAEELGIELIKRSMEELNDEAVDGILALGKFDQEQADALFELNSNLLFVDFDALDWGYNSLVVDFQQSVSTVLNYFIQQGHQEIGILSGEERTKGCLTPLEDKRLTVFREILASKELLNEAYILKAQFTVNSGYEVMKEYLKQHPKEYPSAFFVSSDALAVGALKAIQELGYRVPEDISLIGFNDISVAKYVSPALTTVKIHTEWMGELAVATIFSIIEEAAPVARKITVATELIKRASTR
- a CDS encoding immunoglobulin-like domain-containing protein — translated: MKKNTIKQTIIAGFITILGVALFIGGYIWTDTISRANTPDPSSKTTKIHLIKNVPTDQDMKKLVATPKKKQMKEKIVAVNVKKDTIAPLIDVPEVTLEQDAQVDIYDGVSATDDHDGDLTAKVSAENTLDTSIIGDQTIHFSVTDQNGNTGHADRLYHIVAKNEPIAVTPAPVEDTTIAPTPEAQTTAASATATPEPASTPAYAPMTLTMNGQTIPYQNGGQGSGQSIIDSNPGGVASTWGGAAVQSGDDGQNTHFIGHNPGIFSNLFSLGAGSQIVVTDATGAPTTYTVQTLLQLDDYGNEVGTGTSYWDFTVGTGGGERITLQSCINDDVNLFVIAYK
- a CDS encoding helix-turn-helix domain-containing protein yields the protein MERLLSPAMHRRVLLLNLLDEPNGWVTSEELAEKIDCSKKTVMLDCQYIEDRWSDYFTLEVSRKYGIRLITSPYHSIHDIYIEIIKESNAFTLLESIFFQPNQSAAYWEEKIYLSNSSLYRLSNSILSALKDRKINMSRSPYYVYGKDERKVRYFFTSYFIEVYGTRDWPFPFDRAKIFALADKIAAKFDLELNDGQLVHLVNSIAVTIIRESQGFLIKDRRDPIHSFVKKTIDIKKYQKDVEAILKPLEIVLPENWYEDFCYSIFWWDFGWDNLQEKENILNQGNDLVDTIKNALKIEISAASRASIVNLVEHIYAKHKMFPYKKYMVYDRFLYSSKIIRQTYVVLGAVVTKALSDLEKKTNFPWESMYFNEMLHEISIRWDQLTEQSDAKRHQVSVLVLSDLGKDHAKLLGSILHDNFRDKISMTIQEYHYYDQPLQTEDNTFDLYISNYALTHITEGVNMIVEDIPSFKNIMDLRSFIDRKRLVLPKDVQYLNS